In Salinirussus salinus, the following proteins share a genomic window:
- the sod gene encoding superoxide dismutase: MPELSEPELPPLPYDYDALEPHISEQVLTWHHDTHHQGYVNGLASAEETLAENREAGDFSSSAAAQGNVTHNGCGHYLHTLFWENMHPDGGGEPDGDLADRIEEDFGSYEGWKGDFEAAASAAGGWALLVYDPVAKQLRNVPVDKHDQGALWGAHPILALDVWEHSYYYDYGPARGDFIDAFFEVVNWDKVADEYATVTELFE, translated from the coding sequence ATGCCAGAACTATCCGAGCCCGAACTGCCGCCGCTACCGTACGACTACGACGCCCTCGAACCACACATCTCCGAGCAGGTACTCACGTGGCATCACGACACCCACCACCAGGGGTACGTGAACGGCCTCGCGTCCGCCGAGGAGACGCTGGCCGAGAACCGCGAGGCCGGCGACTTCTCCTCGAGTGCCGCCGCGCAGGGTAACGTCACCCACAACGGCTGTGGCCACTATCTCCACACGCTGTTCTGGGAGAACATGCACCCCGACGGCGGCGGCGAACCCGACGGCGACCTCGCCGACCGCATCGAGGAGGACTTCGGCTCCTACGAGGGCTGGAAGGGCGACTTCGAGGCCGCCGCGTCCGCTGCCGGCGGGTGGGCCCTGCTCGTGTACGACCCCGTGGCCAAGCAGCTCCGCAACGTCCCGGTCGACAAGCACGACCAGGGCGCGCTCTGGGGCGCACACCCCATCCTGGCGCTGGACGTCTGGGAGCACTCCTACTACTACGACTACGGCCCGGCCCGCGGGGACTTCATCGACGCCTTCTTCGAGGTCGTCAACTGGGACAAGGTCGCAGACGAGTACGCGACGGTCACCGAGCTGTTCGAGTAA
- a CDS encoding DUF1328 domain-containing protein, with the protein MTGSVAVASAVLVQSLASELPMQVFSGDFLELAVLFFVLAIVAAVFGARGVAGLSMEIAKWLVVIFIVLAVVSVIL; encoded by the coding sequence ATGACCGGATCAGTCGCGGTCGCGTCCGCCGTCCTGGTACAGTCCCTGGCTTCCGAGCTCCCGATGCAGGTGTTCTCCGGGGATTTCCTGGAGCTGGCAGTGCTCTTTTTCGTGCTCGCCATCGTCGCCGCGGTGTTCGGCGCCCGGGGCGTGGCCGGCCTCAGCATGGAGATCGCGAAGTGGCTCGTGGTCATCTTCATCGTGCTGGCGGTCGTCTCGGTCATCCTCTGA
- a CDS encoding YihY/virulence factor BrkB family protein — protein MSATTLVRTAAAFARERQLTVDAAGVAFYAFNFLVALAVLVYTALSLVGTGNFLVVTAEALTGVETAALRRLFEEVGGDATGRRRAVALALAISLWSSFRLFGAVESVFAEVYRTRQDRSLARRLLDSLLVLLAVTLTVTVMAAAASLFLFRTEIRAWVVAGPLVVWVALVVLFFPVYYQFSGHDASLGEVLPGAAVAAAGWTLSALALRVYVGVSESVDLYGVVGAVFLVLTWLYVVALSLLIGVVLNATLAGRLDDGSGADVE, from the coding sequence GTGAGCGCGACGACGCTCGTGCGGACGGCGGCCGCCTTCGCTCGCGAGCGCCAGCTCACCGTCGACGCCGCCGGGGTCGCCTTCTACGCGTTCAACTTCCTCGTCGCCCTCGCGGTTCTGGTCTACACTGCCCTCTCCCTGGTCGGGACGGGGAACTTTCTGGTGGTGACCGCCGAGGCCCTGACCGGCGTCGAGACGGCTGCGCTCCGTCGTCTCTTCGAGGAAGTCGGCGGCGACGCGACGGGCCGGCGCCGGGCCGTCGCGCTGGCACTCGCCATCTCCCTGTGGAGCTCCTTCCGGCTGTTCGGAGCTGTCGAGAGTGTCTTCGCCGAGGTGTACCGGACCCGCCAGGACCGCTCGCTGGCCCGCCGACTCCTCGACAGCCTGCTGGTACTCCTGGCGGTCACGCTGACGGTCACAGTGATGGCTGCCGCCGCCTCGCTGTTTCTGTTCCGGACCGAGATACGTGCCTGGGTCGTCGCCGGCCCGCTCGTCGTCTGGGTCGCGCTGGTCGTCCTCTTCTTCCCGGTGTACTACCAGTTCTCGGGACACGACGCCTCGCTCGGCGAGGTGCTCCCGGGCGCCGCCGTCGCCGCCGCGGGCTGGACGCTCTCGGCGCTCGCACTCCGGGTGTACGTCGGCGTCTCGGAGAGCGTCGACCTCTACGGCGTCGTCGGCGCCGTCTTCCTGGTGCTCACCTGGCTGTACGTCGTCGCGCTCTCGCTGCTGATCGGTGTCGTGCTGAACGCGACCCTTGCCGGCCGGCTGGACGACGGCTCCGGAGCCGACGTGGAGTGA
- a CDS encoding cryptochrome/photolyase family protein — protein MRLHWHRRDLRVADNRGLARAAEDTAVPVFVFDPTVLEHGAPPRVAFMLDALDALRAAYREQGSDLVVARGNPVEVVPALADEYDADLVTWNRDYSGLARRRDAAVRQALDEAGVDREAVHDAVHHEPGSITTNDGDPYAVFTYFSKKWHDRPKADPVEPPDGGGLADVEGDPLPTLADLGFEEPEADVPAAGTAVARDLLERFCEGPAYRYGERRDYPAEDVTSRLSPHLKYGTIGIREVYGRADRARADAPDEDARESVFEFLDQLAWREFYTQVLWANPEVVDSNYKEYEHAVEWRDDPEALQAWKDGRTGYPIVDAGMRQLRAEAWMHNRVRMIVASFLTKDLLVDWREGYAWFREKLADHDTANDNGGWQWAASTGTDAQPYFRIFNPMTQGERYDPDAEYVREYVPELEGVPADAIHSWHELDPGTREMHAPDYPHPIVDHGKRREEALAMFEKARGDD, from the coding sequence ATGCGCCTTCACTGGCACCGCCGGGACCTCCGGGTGGCCGACAACCGCGGGCTCGCCCGCGCCGCCGAGGACACCGCCGTTCCCGTCTTCGTCTTCGACCCCACAGTGCTGGAACACGGCGCGCCGCCCCGGGTCGCGTTCATGCTCGACGCACTCGACGCGCTGCGGGCGGCCTACCGTGAGCAGGGCAGCGACCTGGTCGTCGCCCGCGGCAACCCCGTCGAGGTCGTTCCGGCGCTCGCCGACGAGTACGACGCCGACCTGGTCACCTGGAACCGCGACTACTCCGGGCTGGCCCGCCGCCGGGACGCTGCGGTCCGGCAGGCGCTGGACGAGGCCGGCGTCGACCGGGAGGCAGTCCACGACGCCGTCCACCACGAGCCCGGGTCGATCACGACCAACGACGGCGACCCCTACGCCGTGTTCACCTACTTCTCGAAGAAGTGGCACGACCGGCCGAAAGCCGACCCCGTCGAGCCGCCGGACGGTGGCGGCCTGGCGGACGTGGAGGGCGACCCGCTCCCGACGCTCGCCGACCTCGGCTTCGAGGAGCCGGAGGCCGACGTGCCGGCGGCGGGCACCGCGGTCGCCAGGGACCTGCTGGAGCGGTTCTGCGAGGGGCCCGCATACCGGTACGGGGAGCGCCGGGACTACCCCGCCGAGGACGTCACCTCCCGGCTGTCACCCCACCTGAAGTACGGCACTATCGGTATCCGGGAGGTCTACGGGCGGGCCGACCGCGCCCGTGCGGACGCGCCCGACGAGGACGCCCGCGAGAGCGTCTTCGAGTTCCTCGACCAGTTGGCCTGGCGGGAGTTCTACACACAGGTGCTGTGGGCCAACCCCGAGGTCGTCGACTCGAACTACAAGGAGTACGAACACGCCGTCGAGTGGCGCGATGACCCCGAGGCGCTGCAGGCCTGGAAGGACGGGCGGACGGGCTATCCCATCGTCGACGCCGGGATGCGACAGCTCCGCGCGGAGGCGTGGATGCACAACCGCGTCCGCATGATAGTCGCCTCCTTTCTGACGAAGGACCTGCTGGTCGACTGGCGGGAGGGGTACGCCTGGTTCCGCGAGAAGCTGGCCGACCACGACACCGCGAACGACAACGGCGGCTGGCAGTGGGCCGCCTCGACCGGCACGGACGCCCAGCCGTACTTCCGGATCTTCAACCCGATGACCCAGGGGGAGCGGTACGACCCCGACGCGGAGTACGTCCGCGAGTACGTCCCCGAACTGGAGGGCGTGCCCGCCGACGCCATCCACTCCTGGCACGAACTCGACCCCGGGACCCGCGAGATGCACGCCCCGGACTACCCCCACCCTATCGTCGACCACGGGAAGCGCCGCGAGGAGGCGCTGGCGATGTTCGAGAAAGCGAGGGGCGACGACTGA